In Hippocampus zosterae strain Florida chromosome 3, ASM2543408v3, whole genome shotgun sequence, a genomic segment contains:
- the LOC127598069 gene encoding kelch domain-containing protein 10-like, whose product MFTPVRDESSNQINKFEKLSWRPSSRDSGFKMRARWLQARRLLSPAFPNLRIPNRFLREGPWVPSARSGHRCVADSTHLYVFGGYNPDFEEAGGAENEDFPLFRELWRFHFATATWHRVQTEGYIPTELASMSAVFHGNNLLVFGGTGIPFGENNGNDVHVCNVKYKQWNLLGCRGTKPNKIYGQAMVIINGCLYVFGGTTGYLYSTDLHRLDLTTKEWSHLKPNNVPSDLPEERYRHELAHDGRRIYILGGGTSWSSYRLDKIHAYNLETNYWEEIVTKPHEKLGYPAARRCHSCVQVQNEVFICGGYDGQLIMADLWKLHLGTFQWTKLPAVMPEPAYFHCAAVTPAGCMYVHGGVVNMSGNRRTASLYKVWLVVPSLLEMAWEKLLTTAPHLAQMPTLQLLSLGLPHTLIQRLK is encoded by the exons ATGTTTACGCCGGTGCGGGATGAAAGCTCCAATCAGATCAATAAGTTCGAGAAACTGTCGTGGAGGCCCTCAAGTCGAGATTCAG GCTTCAAGATGCGGGCACGCTGGCTCCAGGCTCGCCGACTCTTATCCCCCGCATTTCCCAACCTGCGCATCCCCAACAGGTTTCTGAGAGAAG GACCCTGGGTGCCTTCGGCCCGTAGCGGACACCGCTGCGTCGCAGACAGCACCCACCTGTATGTGTTTGGCGGCTACAACCCAGACTTCGAGGAGGCGGGTGGCGCAGAAAATGAAGACTTTCCACTCTTCAGGGAGTTGTGGAGGTTTCATTTTGCAACCGCCACCTGGCACCGGGTTCAAACTGAGGGTTACATTCCCACAGAGCTCGCTTCCATGTCAG CTGTCTTTCATGGGAACAACCTGCTGGTGTTTGGCGGCACCGGCATTCCGTTTGGTGAAAACAATGGAAATGACGTCCACGTTTGCAACGTTAAATATAAACAATGGAACCTGCTGGGCTGCAGAGGAACGAAGCCTAACAAGATCTACGGCCAG GCGATGGTCATCATTAATGGCTGCCTGTACGTTTTTGGAGGGACGACGGGCTACCTTTACAGCACTGACCTGCACAGGCTGGACCTGACAACCAAAGAGTGGAGCCACCTCAAGCCCAACAACGTCCCCTCAGATCTACCGGAGGAGAG GTATCGACATGAGCTAGCTCATGATGGACGAAGGATATACATTCTAGGCGGCGGGACTTCCTGGTCATCGTATCGCCTGGACAAG ATTCACGCATATAACCTGGAGACAAATTACTGGGAGGAAATAGTCACCAAACCCCATGAAAAACTAG GATATCCCGCTGCCCGTCGCTGTCACAGCTGTGTGCAGGTCCAAAATG AGGTGTTTATATGCGGCGGCTACGACGGTCAGCTGATCATGGCTGACCTTTGGAAGCTCCACCTTGGCACCTTTCAGTGGACCAAGCTGCCTGCCGTCATGCCGGAGCCCGCCTACTTCCACTGCGCTGCTGTCACGCCA GCTGGCTGCATGTACGTCCATGGCGGTGTGGTGAACATGTCGGGGAATCGTCGTACGGCCTCATTGTACAAGGTGTGGCTGGTGGTGCCCAGCCTGCTGGAGATGGCCTGGGAAAAATTACTGACGACGGCGCCTCATTTAGCTCAGATGCCCACATTGCAGCTGCTCAGCCTGGGACTTCCACACACCCTCATCCAGCGGCTCAAGTAA
- the LOC127597383 gene encoding zona pellucida sperm-binding protein 4-like: MRRPLLYYDYLQYFPNPSLPRVPVVPSYHVSSGPLKLHNPNQNSPPEQPQKKPSLSGPSLPSSPPINRSPKYQDSKPKNALPRGYSDQAYFRDPELQQPGKQTPVPYDPIVKDPNLQDCDVTGVQRIRCGSLDISAAECEAISCCHDGRNCYFGKSVTVQCTKDAQFILVVARDATLPNIDINTISLLEDGPGCTQIDSNSAFSIYQFPVSACGSVIMEDADKIIYENRMTSSYEISVGPLGAITRDSSYELLFQCRYTATSVETLIAEMLPYQRPRFSVSALGPINVQLRLGNGLCLIKGCNEAEVAFNSFYTNDDFPVSKVLRDNVYVEVKLMDRTDPNLVLTLGRCWTTTSANPHSMPQWDLLINGCPNLDDRYMAIRVPVHPGPGVDFPSHHRRFIFKMLTFVEMNTLQPQSEHLYIHCSTSLCNAAFGPSCEPICSRRKRDVKSVAETKEQTRIVVSAGPLVMIKP, translated from the exons ATGAGAAGACCTTTGCTTTACTACGATTACCTGCAGTATTTTCCGAATCCTTCACTGCCAAGAGTTCCAGTGGTCCCAAGTTATCATGTATCCAGTGGTCCTTTAAAACTTCACAATCCAAACCAAAATTCTCCACCCGAGCAGCCGCAGAAGAAACCTTCATTATCTGGACCCAGTTTGCCTTCATCCCCACCAATAAATAGGAGCCCGAAATATCAAGATTCAAAACCAAAAAACGCATTACCTCGGGGATATTCTGATCAGGCTTATTTCAGGGATCCTGAGTTACAGCAACCTGGGAAACAGACACCGGTCCCTTACGATCCCATAGTGAAAGACCCTAATTTACAGGACTGTGACGTGACAGGAGTCCAAAGGATCCGATGTGGAAGTCTGGATATTTCTGCCGCTGAATGTGAAGCCATTAGCTGCTGCCACGATGGTCGAAATTGCTACTTTGGTAAAAGTG tgaCTGTCCAGTGCACCAAAGATGCTCAGTTCATTTTGGTGGTGGCCAGAGATGCCACCCTTCCCAATATAGACATCAACACTATTTCACTGTTGGAGGATGGTCCTGGCTGCACACAGATTGACTCCAATTCTGCTTTTTCCATTTACCAGTTTCCTGTGTCTGCCTGCGGTTCTGTCATTATG GAGGATGCTGATAAAATCATCTATGAGAATAGAATGACCTCCTCATATGAAATTTCAGTGGGGCCTCTGGGTGCCATAACCAGGGacagcagctatga GTTACTCTTCCAGTGTAGATACACAGCGACGTCAGTTGAGACTCTGATAGCGGAAATGCTCCCATACCAGCGTCCTCGTTTCTCAGTTTCTGCTCTGGGCCCCATCAATGTGCAGCTGAGGTTGGGTAATGGATTATGCCTGATAAAGGGTTGTAACGAAG CTGAAGTGGCCTTCAACTCTTTCTATACGAACGACGACTTCCCCGTGAGCAAAGTCTTGAGGGACAACGTGTACGTGGAGGTCAAACTTATGGACAGGACTGATCCCAACCTTGTCCTCACCCTTGGTCGCTGTTGGACCACCACCAGTGCCAATCCTCACAGCATGCCACAGTGGGACCTTCTGATCAACGG GTGTCCAAACCTTGATGATCGCTACATGGCTATCCGGGTCCCCGTTCATCCCGGCCCCGGTGTGGACTTCCCGAGTCACCACAGGcgctttattttcaaaatgcttACCTTCGTAGAAATGAACACACTACAGCCCcagagtgaacat CTGTACATTCACTGTAGCACATCTCTGTGCAACGCAGCTTTTGGTCCTTCCTGTGAGCCCATATGCTCCAGGAGAA AGAGAGATGTGAAGTCTGTGGCCGAGACGAAAGAGCAAACGAGGATCGTGGTCTCTGCTGGACCGCTGGTCATGATCAAACCCTGA